The Poseidonibacter antarcticus genome contains the following window.
TATTGCAAAGGCAGGAAGTGTTTTAGCTTCATATCCACTATTTGGCATCCAATAATGGTATATGTAAGCCATAAGTTTAGCAATATCTCCATAAACACCTTCATAATGAAAAATTGCACATAATGATTCTTCAATTTCTAATTTACTTATTAAATTTGTAGGTTTAAAATCATCATCTACTTCTATTGCTGCTATATAGTTGCAGTCTTTATATTCTGTAATAATAGGATTATCATGATACATCCCTATTTGAGTATTTTCCAGTATATTATTTTCATAAGCAAAGGCAAGTAGTCTTTCCCATGTTTGAGAAAGTTCTAACATTCCATAGCCTTTTAATCTAATATATACGCATGTCCTAGAAGGAACAACTTTAATACTTGGAATAATATCTTTAAAAGTTAAATAAAAGTCTTCTTTCAAATTTAAAGTATCTTGTGAAAAGTTTTTATAAGCACCTTTTCTCCATTTAGAAGGTGTATAAATAAATCTTTTTTTAAATGCTTTTATAAAAGAAGTATGTGAAGAATAACCACAAGATTGACTTATTTCACTAATAGTTGAATGACTATTTGTAATTAATAAATTCGCTGCTTTTTGTAAACGGATAGCTGTTATTCTCTGAAATAAGTTTTCACCTACTTCTTCTTTAAATATTCTCAAAAAATGATATTTACTAACACTATTTAACTTAGCTAATTCATCTAAGGTAATATTTGTATCAATATATTTATAAATATAACTAAGTGATTTATTTACTATATTTGCTCTTATATGTTTTGTATCTTTCTTCATAATACAATTATAACATAGACATCAAGAGATTTCTTTATAAAAAAATAAAGAAATTATTTCTGCTAAATTAAGATATAATTCTAGGCATTTTAATATTAAAGGTAATTAATGGTTCAAATAAGTAATAATGTTTTTTGTGAAGAATTTCTAAGTAAATTAGATATACCAACTGGTATTTTACCAAATCCATATTATGATTATCCCTTTATGATTATTAAAAACTTTTTATCTAAAAAAACATGCAAACAAATAACAGCAAATATAAAAATAGATCAAGATATTTTTGAAGCAGAAATTAGAAAAAAAGATGCAATTAGAATTAAATCAACAACTAATACAAAAATAAGAAAAACTAAAATTCATAAACTAAATACTATTCATAAAAATATTTATACTAATAATTTTTTAAAACATCAAAATGATATAGAAAAGTTTTTTAACTTAGCTATTACTACTTCTACACAAATTCAAGCTTTAGAATATACAAAAGGCTCATTTTATAAGCAACATAGTGATGATTCAAGTGTTTTAGTAAAAGATGGGGAAATTATGGGATTTCTTCCCGTTGCACCTCAAAGAAAAATATCAACAGTATTATTTACAACAAGTAATGATGAAATAGTTTCTGAAGATACATTTACAGGTGGAGAACTTATCTTTAATTATCTACATAATGAAAAAGGTGAAACAATTCAAATAAAACCAAAAGCTGGTGATATGCTTGTCTTTTTAAGTAATCCATATTTTACTCATGAAGTTTTAGAAGTAAAAGAAGGATTTCGTGTATCTTTAGTTCAATGGCATGATGCGCTTATTAACTAAATACTCTTTAAAGGTTATGTTGGATAGAGTATATGCATAAACGTTTTTACGTATACACTTATTTGTCCTTCAAGGTGATCATTAGATTTGTGTCACCTACCAATTTTCAAATTTTAACTTCCAAACTCTACTATTGACAAACACTAATTTGCCAATTAAACAAAATAGATTAATTATTTTATAAAGGCATACATATGAATAACTTAAAAATTGGAGTCATCGGGACTTCAAAAAAAGAAGATGAACAACGATATCCTATCCATCCTGCTCATTTATCAAGAATTCCAGAAGAATTACGAAAACAACTTATATTTGAAGAAGGTTATGGTATACCATTTGGAATTACAGATGATCAAATTGCATCACAAACAGGTGGAATTGCTTCTAGACATGAATTATTAAGTCAAATTGGTACAGTTATTATTAATAAACCTATATTAGCTGATTTAGAAGAACTACGTATTGGTGGAACACTTTGGGGTTATGTACATTGTATACAACAACGAGATATTACGCAAGCTGCAATTGATAGAAAACAAACACTTATTGCTTTTGAAGATATGTTTGTTTGGTCTAACAATATACAAGGTCGACATACTTTTTATAAAAATAATGAAATGGCTGGATATTGTGCTGTTATACATGCATTACAACTTAAGGGTATTGATGGACATTATGGAAATCAAAGAAAAGTTATAATTTTTGGTTTTGGTGCAGTAAGTCGTGGTGCAATACATGCTTTAAAAGCCCATGGATTTAGAAATATAACAATATGTGTTCAACGTAGAGACTGTGAAGTACGAGAAGAAGTACTTGATTGTCATTATGTTAGAATTCATGCTGGTATTAATAATGAAGCACGGATGATGGTTATAGAGCATGATGGTTCTAAAAGAGCATTAACTGATTTAATTAGCCAATCTGATATTATTATAAATGGAATCTTTCAAGATACGAAAAATCCAACAGATTTTATAATAGAAGAAGAAAGTTCTTATCTAAAACCTAAAAGTCTTATTATTGATGTAAGTTGTGACGAAGGTATGGGATTCTTTTTTGCAAAACCAACAACATTTAAAAAACCTTTAATAAAATATAAAACTATTGACTATTATGCAGTTGATCATACGCCTAGTTACCTTTGGGAAAGTGCAACACGTTCAATATCAGGTGCATTAATCGTTTATTTATCAACTGTATTAGCAGGAAGAAATTATTGGCAAAAAAATGAAACAATTAGAAAAGCAATTAATATTGAAAATGGAATAATACAAAACGATGCAATTTTATCATTTCAAAATCGTATGTTAAACTATCCTCATAATACTATTGAAAAAGAAGAAAGTAATATTGCTTAATACTTTGGAGCTATCAAAGATATTCTTTGATAGCTCTATTTTTTAAGCTTTTGCCCATGTTCCAAAAGGCTGTTTATCCAACTTCATTTTACCTTTTTTACTTTTATATATATTTATCCACGCTTGCCAATTTTTAGTAT
Protein-coding sequences here:
- a CDS encoding 2OG-Fe(II) oxygenase — protein: MVQISNNVFCEEFLSKLDIPTGILPNPYYDYPFMIIKNFLSKKTCKQITANIKIDQDIFEAEIRKKDAIRIKSTTNTKIRKTKIHKLNTIHKNIYTNNFLKHQNDIEKFFNLAITTSTQIQALEYTKGSFYKQHSDDSSVLVKDGEIMGFLPVAPQRKISTVLFTTSNDEIVSEDTFTGGELIFNYLHNEKGETIQIKPKAGDMLVFLSNPYFTHEVLEVKEGFRVSLVQWHDALIN
- a CDS encoding N(5)-(carboxyethyl)ornithine synthase encodes the protein MNNLKIGVIGTSKKEDEQRYPIHPAHLSRIPEELRKQLIFEEGYGIPFGITDDQIASQTGGIASRHELLSQIGTVIINKPILADLEELRIGGTLWGYVHCIQQRDITQAAIDRKQTLIAFEDMFVWSNNIQGRHTFYKNNEMAGYCAVIHALQLKGIDGHYGNQRKVIIFGFGAVSRGAIHALKAHGFRNITICVQRRDCEVREEVLDCHYVRIHAGINNEARMMVIEHDGSKRALTDLISQSDIIINGIFQDTKNPTDFIIEEESSYLKPKSLIIDVSCDEGMGFFFAKPTTFKKPLIKYKTIDYYAVDHTPSYLWESATRSISGALIVYLSTVLAGRNYWQKNETIRKAINIENGIIQNDAILSFQNRMLNYPHNTIEKEESNIA
- a CDS encoding AraC family transcriptional regulator yields the protein MKKDTKHIRANIVNKSLSYIYKYIDTNITLDELAKLNSVSKYHFLRIFKEEVGENLFQRITAIRLQKAANLLITNSHSTISEISQSCGYSSHTSFIKAFKKRFIYTPSKWRKGAYKNFSQDTLNLKEDFYLTFKDIIPSIKVVPSRTCVYIRLKGYGMLELSQTWERLLAFAYENNILENTQIGMYHDNPIITEYKDCNYIAAIEVDDDFKPTNLISKLEIEESLCAIFHYEGVYGDIAKLMAYIYHYWMPNSGYEAKTLPAFAIYHQNHYLEENDTFNLDFYVPIRVV